GGATCGAGCCGCCGTGCATCGTCGCCAGCCAGTTGAATACCTTGATCGCCGACGGAATCGAAACAGTGAATGTCAGCAGACTGAAGATCGCGTTGGCCACCGGCGACTGCCCGCTCGTGAACATGTGGTGCCCCCAGACGAGGAAGCCCAGCAACGCAATGGCAATCGAGCTCATGGCGATGAAGGAATATCCGAAAATATGCTTGCGGCTGAAGACGGAAACCACCTCGCTGATGATCCCCATCGCCGGAAGAATCATGATGTACACGGCCGGGTGCGAATAGAACCAGAAGAAATGCTGGAACAGAACAGGGTCCCCCCCCAGCGCGGGGTCGAAGATCCCGACCCCCAGCGTCCGCTCCGCCACGAGCAGAAGCAATGTGATCGCCAGCACGGGCGTCGCCAGAATCTGGATCGCGCTCGTACCATACAAGGCCCAGAGGAACAGCGGCATGCGGAACCAGGTCATGCCCTTCGGACGAAGCATGTGCATGGACGCGATGAAATTCAACCCCGTCAGGATGGAGCTGAACCCCAGGATGAACGCGCCAAGCACCGCGGGGACAACCGCGGAGGACGTACTCGTGCTGTAGGGCGTGTAAAACGTCCACCCGGTGTCCAGACCGCCGCCGCCGTACAGCTTGATCCCGAAGGCCGACTCGATCACACCCGAAAGCAGCACCCACACGAAAAACACACCGCCGAAGGCGTACAAATAGAAACTCAGCAGATTGAGCCGCGGGAAGGCAACGTCCTTGGCACCGAGCATGATTGGAAGAACGAAGTTTCCCAGGATGGCGGGGATGGCCGGGATGATGAACATGAAGGTCATCACCGCCCCGTGCAGCGTGAACATGTGGTTGTAGAAGTCCCAGGCCCTGACCGGATCTTTGATCAGCGTCGGCCCGGGCGAGATGAGCTCCGTGCGAAGCAGCACCGCAAACACCCCACCGAGAAAAAACGCCCCCAGAATCGCCACCATGTAGAGGATGCCGATGCGCTTGTGATCCAGGGTGATGAGCCAGGATCTCAGCCCCCGCGTCTGATTGAGGTAGTTGCGCGAACGTGCCGCCGGTTCCAGCTCGGGCGAAGCTGTTGTTGCGATCGTCATGGTTTCGTGTTCTCGCCCCCTGTCGAATGCTGCGCCGCGGGCTGAGTCGCATTTTCCTCCGGCGCGGATTCTTCCACCGCCGCAGGCGGTGCCTCGTAATGCTCCGACAGCGACTTGATGTACTCGATCAGCGCCGTGATCTCCACATCCTTGAGCCGCCCCTTGTAGGTCGGCATCACGTTCTCGAACCCCGCGACGATCTGGCTCCCCGGATTCATCAGCGAGTTCCGGATGTAATCCTCGTCCACCAGCACGCTTGAGCCGTCGCGGAGTTTCTGGGATTCCCCGAAGATGTTCTTGAACGACGGGCCGATTCCGCCGGATCCATCCACGGTGTGGCACTGGGCGCATCCCCGGACGCTGTACAACTTCTGCCCCGCCTCCGCCGGTGGAAGCTTCGCCGCCCAGTTGGCAGCCTCCTCCAGCCACGCTGCGAACTGCGTCGGATCATGCACGATCACCTTCGCGTACATCTCCGAGTGCTTCGTGCCGCAATATTCCGCGCAAAACAGATGATACTCCCCTTCCTTCGTCGCCTTGAACCACATCTTGTTGTACCGCCCCGGGACGGCATCCTTCTTGATGCGAAACGCTGGAATATACAGGCTGTGGATCACGTCCTGCGAGGAGAGGATCAGTCGAACCGGCCGGTCCCGCGGAATGTGCAGATTCTGGTCCACGTGGCCGTTGGGATACTGGAAAGCCCAGCCCCACTTGAACGCCGTCACGTTGATCTCGTAGAGATTCCGTGGTGGCGTGTTCATGTTCAGGAACCCGACGAATCCAAAGTAGAAAATGAATCCCACCACAATCGTCGGAATAATCGTCCACGTGAGTTCCAGCGGTGTATTGTGCGACAAACGCGAAGGTTCAACCCCGGGCCGATGGCGGTAACGCCAGATGAACAGCACTGCGAGGACGACGATGAGAACCATCATGACAACGCAGACGCCGTAGATGAAATAGAACACCCAGTCCACTTCACCCCCGTACGAGGATGCGTTGACCGGGAGCCAGAATGAACTTTCCGACGACTGTCCCAACATTACGCCGTCTCGACCCACGTCACGCCTCGCTCAACGCAGACTCTTCCTGCCGCCGCCGCCCGCGACGACGCTCCCGCCAAACCGCGAGCCCAATCCCCGACCCAAGCGCCAGTGCCGTCACCACGCCCGCCAGGCGCATGACGTTCATCGCCGCCAGAGAATACGTTCCATCCGTAGCGTCGTAGTGAAAGCAGAACAGCAGAATCTGGTCCAGCGTCGAACCAATCTTGCCTTCCGAGGCCTCCACCAGTGAAAGGCGCAGCGTCTTGGGGGGAAACTGCACGCCGTACAAATACCGGGACACAACGCCGTCCGGCGTCAGCACCACCAGCGCCGCGGTATGGGCGAACTCCTGCCGCCGCTCGTTCCACTTGAATCCCCATCCGACGGCATCCGTCAGCTTCTGGATGTTCTCCGCGTCCCCGCTCAGAAACTGCCAGGCTGCCGCAGCCTCCGGCTGACCGAGCTTCTGAATCGCCTTTTGCTTGCCCATCCGGGCGATGACTGCCTTCTCGGTAGGATCGATGCTCAAGGTCAGCACGACGTAATCCTTGCCGACGGAAAGCGGGATTTCCTTCATCGCATCCAGCAGACCATCCAGTACAAGCCCGCAGAGCATCGGACATCCGTAATAGCCGAGGTTCAGCACTACCGGGCGCTTCCCGTCAAAGGCATCCGCCAGCTTGAATGTACGCCCTTCAGAATCCGTGAAGGTGAGTGCGAGCGGAATCTTCGTACCCAGGTGTTCGGTAATGCCCACGCCCTCCAGCTCATCGGGCACAGATTCGATGCGGTCGGACTTCGCCACCGCGGGCGCCGGTGACGGCGTCTCGATTTCGGTCTGAGCCCATGCACAATGCGCGAGGACAGCGGCGATCAAGATCGCTCCACGGCATGCGTTGCTGATCATGATGTTCTCCTTTTCCGTGTCGCCTGCTACCGCGAATGATAGCGCTTGGCCGTCAGTTCGATGGCCCGATCAATGGGAATCGCCGCGATCTGCTTGCTCTGGTCAACCCAGCGATACTTGTTGAGCTTTTCCTGCTGATCGAGCCGGGCGTCGGCAAGTTCCCAATACACATCGTTCTCAAACTTCCGTTTCTCCTCCGCTGCTGCCGCGTTGAAGTACGCCGCTTGGATCCCCGCCACGGAGATGATCAGCAACAGTGTGCTGACGATCCCCACGACCACGATAAGCCGCGTATTCACCCCTTGAGGCTGAGCCACGTCGTGCCTCCGTCAAACGTCCTCAAATGCCAGCGAATCGCCCAGCCGGGGATCGCGCAGCGGGATCAGCGCGTGCCGTGTCGCCGTCCAGATCCACCCCGCGGCAAACAGTCCGCCCACAGCCACGAACGTGAGCACTTCGGGCAAACCGAATCGAATCCGCGGGCCCATTTCCGGCATGGTCAGCCACCAGATATCGATCCAGTGGAAAACGAGCAACCATATCGACCAGAACGCCAGCCCGAACCGATTCCGCTTTACGTGCCTGGAAAGCAGGCCCAGGAACGGGATTATAAAGTGCCCAAACAAAAGGGCCACGATCACGTATGACCAAGGGTTCATTTGCTCGGGTACCGTGGTCGCCCCGCGCGCCGCGAACCAGTACACCGTTTCGGGCAAGCTGGCGTACCAGATCAGCATGTACTGGCTGAACGCAATGTATCCCCAGAAGAACACGAATCCGAACAGGAACTTGCCCAGATCGTGGTAATGGTCGGTCGTTACGCTGTCAGTCAGGTAACCGGCTCGCTGCAGGCCCATGAGCGTTAGAATCAGCAGCGCCAGCCCCCCGACAAACGAACCCGAAAAGTAGTATCCACCAAAGATCGTGCTGTACCACGCCGGACTCAGCGACATCAGGAGGTCAAACGCCGCGAAGGTCAGCGTGAGCCCAAAAACCACGATGCCCGCGGGAGAAACCCGCTGCATCGCCCGCGTCAGACGGGCATCTCCACTCTCGTCCTGCTGCGTCGACCGCCGCCAGAGCCACCAAGCCAGCCCGCCCCAGATCGCAAAGTACAGCAGGCATCGGGCCATGAAAAACGGCACATTGAGAAACGCCCGCTTCTTCGCGACGTAAATCTCTTCGACGTGGTGATCGATCCCCCCCCTTGGCAGGGGCGCCGCAGCGATGTGAAGCGGATCTTCCGCGAGGCCGGCCGGACCGCCATGGCTTCCCGAAGATGCATTCTCCGCATGCCCGTTCTCGCCGGGGAGAGGTGAACCATGTTCGCCTTCGTGCGATGCCTCGGGCGTGATGTCGATCGGAGCCGCCCATCGATACAGCAGGCCGTTACCGCTCAGTAATGTGGCAAAAATGGGCAGCAATCCGATCAGCAGAAACACCACGGCCGTCGCCTGCACCTCCGCCACGCGACGCACCGCCACGCTCCAACCCGCACGAGCCGTGTGCTGCACCAGCACGAAGAACAAGGCGCCAAGCGAAAGACTCAGGAAATAGCAGAAGTTCAGCAGATAGGCGAAGTAGACTCGTCGCACGCCGTCGGCCCCGGCCCGGCCGATGAGCAGCGCTACTGCGAATGCCACGACGGCAAGAATGAGCCCGCCGGCGACGAACCCGCCGCCGCCCGTAAGCCGCGTTCGCTCTCGCGGGCTGATCTGTACAGGATGATCGGTGCCTGCCATCGAACCGGATTCTCCATGCCCTAGCGCAACGTCGACCGGGCTTCTTCGGGGACGTCCTCCAACGAAGCGTGCTGACTTCGCTGAAGCGCTCGCACATAGGCCACAATCGCCCAGCGATCGCGAACTGGAATCTGTGATTTATACGAGGGCATATTGCGAATGCCGTTCGTGATCGTATTGAAAATGTGACCGTCGGGCCGTTCGACGACGGTGTCGCTGTGCATTGACGTAGGCGGAATCCACTTGGGCTCCTGCAGCTCGAGCGCCCGTCGGCTCACGATTCCCTCCCCGCCACCGTCGTATCCATGGCACGGGGCGCAGTAGATGTTGAATCGCGCCTGCCCGTGCTGGATGAACGCCACATCCACCGTCACGCGATCCGGGATTTGCTTCACGTAGTCTGTGACCGGTTCTCCCTGCTCGTTCTTGAGAGCAACCAACCCGGTGTTGTACGTCTTGTCCAACTCGAGGTGCCCTTGCGCCACCGTTCCCTCCACCGGCGGACGCATGGCCCGACGGTCCGCAAACGCCGTGTTGACCGATTGCGCGAGGAATCGCGGCTGGTGATCCATGTCCTGAAAAATGTGCACCTGCGGCACCTTGGACGTGACCGAACGCGTCCGCGCCACCAGTGCCAGCGGAACCCAGCTTCCTACCACGAAAATCAGCAGCGCCGCCTTCACCCAGAAAGGCATCGGAGGGAGCACAAATCGCCCCTGGCCGCTGGGATCACGCAAGAAACTGTCCCGTCGATCCGCCACGATTACTCCTCAACCTCTTCCACCGCGATCGCACCAGCCGATCGCAGCAACGCCTCCGTCGTCTCCCGCTCGAATCGCGGATCCGTCGCATCCACCGCGATCACGAAACGGTCGTCGGTAACCCTTCGAAACCGCGCGCTGCGAAACAGCGGGTTGTACAACATCGGCAGCTTGTTCAGCAGCAGCATCCCGAACACCGCCGTAAACGCCGAGAACAACACCGTCATCTCGAAGATCACGGGAATATTCGCCTGAAGGCTGAAGATCGGTTTGCCGCTGATCAGGAACGGGTAGTCAAACGCGTTCGTGTACCATACCAGCAGCAGCCCCAGTCCCATTCCCGTAAGACCGCCTGCCAGCACCAGCCATGGCAGGAGCGTCGGACGGACGCCCATCGCCTTTTCGATCCCGTGGATCGGAAACGGGCTGTGCACGTCCCAGCGGCGATAGCCTGCATCGCGCACCCTGCGCGCGGCCGCCAGCACCGTACCCACGTCGCGAAACTCGGCGATCAGCCCGTACAGCTTCGGCTCCGGGGCGACCTCCACCGCCTCAGCATGCGCATCGACCAGCGTCGAAACGCCGTGCTCTGCCACTGAGGATTCATGATCGTGCGCGTGCATCATCGATCACCGGCATCCGATTCAGAATGGGGAACGGCCTCGGGATATCCCCCGCCGCGCCCGTGAACCTGCGGCATCACCGCCTTCACCTCCGCCATGGCCACCATGGGCAGGAAGCGGCAGAACAGCAGGAACAGCGTAAAGAACAGTCCGAAGCTCCCCGCAAGCATCCCCAGGTCGACCCAGGTCGGGATGAACATTCCCCAGCTCGACGGGAGGAAGTCGCGGTGCAATGACGTCACCACGATCACGAAGCGCTCGAACCACATCCCGATGTTCGCGGCCATGGCGATGAGGAACGTCCCCCACAGGCTCGTGCGAACGCGCTTGAACCAGAGGAACTGCGGGCACACCACGTTGCATGTCACCATGATCCAGAACGCCCACCAGTATGGTCCCAGCGGACGGTTCATGAATACGAACTGCTCAAAATGATGGCCGCTGTACCATGCCGTGAAGAGCTCGACCGAATAGGCATACGCCACGATCAACCCCGTCGCGAGCATGATCTTGTTCATGTTCTCGATATGCCGCAGCGTGATCAGATCCTTCAGGCCGAAAAACTGCCGGGCGGGGATCGCCAGCGTAAGCACCATCGCGAACCCACCGAACACGGCACCCGCCACGAAGTACGGCGGGAAGATGGTTGTGTGCCAGCCCGGAAGCTGCGAGACCGCGAAGTCGAAGCTCACCACCGAGTGAACCGAGAGCACCAGCGGCGTTGCCAGCGCTGCCAGCAGCAGGTAGGCGCGTTCGAATCGATGCCAATGCCGACTCGAACCGTTCCAGCCCAGCGACAGAATGCCATACACGTAATACCGGATCGAGCTCTTCGCCCGATCCCGCAGTGTCGCCAGATCCGGAATCATTCCCACATACCAGAACATCAGCGAAACGGTCGCATACGTGCCCACCGCGAACACGTCCCACAGCAGCGGCGAGCGGAACTGCGGCCACATCGACATCTGGTTGGGATACGGAAACAGCCAGTACGCCAGCCACGGACGCCCCACGTGGATACCGGGGAAGAGGCCCGCGCACACCACGGCGAAAATCGTCATCGCCTCCGCAAAACGGTTGATGCTCGTTCGCCAATGCTGCCGGAAGAGAAACAGAATCGCCGAGATCAGCGTCCCCGCGTGACCGATTCCCACCCAGAACACGAAGTTCACGATTGGAAATCCCCACATCACCGGGTTGTTGTTGCCCCAGACGCCGACGCCCGTCGTAACCAGGTACCCGATCAGCACCAGCAGCATCAACAGGAACGTCGAGCTGATCGCAAACGCCACATACCACGCCGTCGGTGTCTTGTGCTCCGTCAGAGAGCAAACCGTCCGCGTCACACTGCCGAAATCGCGATCACCCAGCACCAGCGGCGCTCGCCGGCCGGGTATCTCGTCCGTGTTGTCCACCTCGCCGTGGAGTTGACGCGTGCCGAAGTCGTGGGGAATGCTGGTCATGTCGTGGCCCCCTCCTTCAGCGGATTACGAATCTTGGCCAGGTACTTGGTACGCGGCCGCGTGTTCAACTCTGCCAGCACGCCGTACGCCCGCTGGTTCTGGTGAAGCTTCGCTACCCTGCTGTTGGGATCGTTCAGGTTTCCAAACACGATCGCCTGTGTCGGACACGCCTGCTGACACGCCGTCACGATGTCCCCATCGCGAACGTCCTCGCCATTGCGCCGCCGGGCGATCTTCGCCGTCGAGATGCGCTGCACGCAGTACGTGCACTTTTCCATCACCCCACGCATGCGGACGGAAACGTCCGGGTTGAAACCCATCTTGCGAAGCGGATCGACTTCGTACTTCTGCTGCGCGTCCGGCATGCCCAGCCAAGGCATCGCCATGCCGCGCGGATCCTGGCTGTGCCAGTCCATGTAGTTGAAGCGCCGCACCTTGTACGGGCAGTTGTTCGAACAATACCGCGTTCCGATGCAGCGGTTGTAGACCATCACGTTGAGACCTTCGCTGTCGTGCGTCGTTGCCGCCACCGGGCATACCTGCTCGCACGGAGCGTTCTCGCAATGCACGCACATCATCGGCTGGTGTACGACTTCGACCTGCGCCGTCGGCTCGCCCTTGAAATACCGGTCGATACGCAGCCAGTGCATCTCCCGCCCGTGGGACACCTGCTCTTTACCCACGACCGGCACATTGTTCTCCGCCTGGCACGCCACAACGCACGCGTTGCAGCCGATGCACGTGGTCAGATCAATGGCCATGCCCCAGGCATGAGGCTCGTTGAACTGATCCGGCGGCTGGAAGAGCTGCAGATTGATGTTGCCGTGCACATCTCGATGGGCGAAGTTAGGCTCGCTTCGATACTCCGCAAGCGAAGCCTCGCGAAGGATGATCCCGTTCTTGCCCGGCTTGCCGATTCGCTTCTCCAGGGCCGACCGTCCGACCGGATCGATCGCGTGGTGGTCCTGGGTGCTCGCCAGCTTGTAGGTTTGTCCGGTTCGTTCGATCTTGGCTGAAACGACGGCAAACGGATGCCCCGACGTTCGCAGCACATTCGTATTGAAACCGACGCCGTTGCCGATGTGCCCCGCCGCGGCCCGACCGCCGCCGAGTGTCAATGTGATGACACCTTCCGGCTGGCCCGGCAGGATCGCCGCGGCAATCTCCCGCACCTTGCCCCCGCTGCTTACCGAGAGCACATCGCCCGTGTCGATACCCAGGCGCTTCCCGTCGGCCACGCTGATCAGCGCCGGGTTGTCCCACGTCACTTTCGTCAGCGGATCGGGCGTTTCCTGCAACCAACCGTTGTTCGCGAAACGCCCGTCGTAGACGCGCGCATCCGGGCGAAAGACGACGGCCAGAGATGCCTCTCCGCCAGCCGTGCCCGACTCCGCCGCCGGCAGTTCCGACGATACCGGAGCCGGACTCTGAACCTTCCACCCGCTGTCGGCAATCACGCCGTCGTGCAACGCTGTCGCCCACGACGACTCGAAATCCGCACCGCTCAGCACTCCGGCCAGCGTCTTACGGACCAGCGTGTAACCGTCCGTTTCCGGCTCTCCGCATACGCCCGCCAGCAATTCCGCCGGCGTACGACCGTCGAACATCGGCAGAATCAGCGGCTGTCCGATGCTGAGCGTGCCGTCCCATGCACGACCGTCGTTCCACGATTCCAGGAAGTGCGCCTGCGGCACATGCCACGTGCACCGCTGCGAGGTCTCGTCGGCGTAGTAGCTCAGGTGAATGCTCGTTTTGGCCTTGCCCAGCGCCGACGCGAAATCCACATCACCCGGGGCGTCGTAGGCCGCATTGCCTCCCAGGATGAGCAATGTCTCCACACCGCCGCCGTTCATCTTCTCCGTCAGCGATCGAATGGCCGCCATGTGCGACGGGCGATCGGCCCCCGGTTCTTCAACGAACGTGATCGTCGTACCGATCGAACCCAGCTTGTGATTCATCCGCTGGACCAGGACCTGTGCCCGCTGCGAAAGTCGCGGTCCACCGGCGATAAGCGACGACTTGCCGCTTCGCGTTAGATCCTCGGCCGACTCCTTGATGAACGCAGTAGATGCCGCATCCAGGCCCGTCGGCGCCGACCCGGCGATGCCAAGCTCCGCCGCAAGGGCTTCAACCATTCGCTCGACCTGCCCCGGCCGCGCACCGAAGCGATGGTCCGCAACACTCCCCGTCGTGGAGAAGGCGCTCTCGACCACGTACATGCGGTTCATGCGTCCTTGGTCGGCCGAGCGACGACCCGTCGCCCAGTCCCGAGCGTGCCGCAATCGCGCCGGATGGAATCCCAGCAGGTCGGCGTCGAACAGTGCGATAGAGGTGGCCTGATCGAGGCGATACAAGGGCCGCAGCCTCTTGCCGTACGCCAGGCGGAGTCCCTCGATTTCATTGTCCCGGCTGACAGGCTCGAACTCGAACCATTGCGCCTGAGGGAACTTCTCCAGGAACGCGGTTCGCATCCGTGCCAGCGTCGGACTGGAGGAACTCTCCGACAGGACAGCCAGCCCGGCGCTGCCGTGCTCAGCAAGACCCGCAAAGTGTCGCTTGGCGAATGCATCGAATTCAGCCCAGCTCGACGCTTTCATCGCCGTCCCGTCGCGCCGCATGACTTGGCGGCTGCGGTCGGGGTCGTACATGCTCAACACGCTCGCCTGGGCAAAAACATCGGCCGCTCCGAGGGAATAAGGATGGAGCGGATTGCCCTCGATCTTGATCGGCCGTCCGTCGAAGCTCGTGACGACAAGCCCTGTCGCCACCCCCCGCATTTCCATGAACGAGGCGTAATGTTCCGTGGAGCCTGGAATTCGATCGGGATCGCGATGCGCAAACGGGGCAAGCTTCTCGACCGGAAAGCGCCGGCAACCTGTCGCCGTCAACCCTGCCAGCGCCATCGAGGCGCCCATCAATTGAAGGAAGCGCCTGCGCGGAACCGCGACAACTTCCGCCGGGTCGTAGCTGGGAAACTCTCGCGCGACACGCTCGGCGAACTCCGGCGAGTCGGCGTATTGCTCCAGGCTCAGCCAGTGCTGTCGCCCGCTGACGTGATGGTCTACCGGTGGCATGTCGAACAACTCGTCATGTAAGTGACGCCGCGAATCCCGTATTCTTCCTTGAGCCGCTTACCCAGCTTGAGCTGGTCGCCGTCCGGCGGCGTCCATCCCAGATTGGTCACTTCCTCGACGGGGCGAAGGTGCTTCTCCGGCGCCC
This region of Phycisphaerae bacterium genomic DNA includes:
- a CDS encoding cbb3-type cytochrome c oxidase subunit I, with protein sequence MTIATTASPELEPAARSRNYLNQTRGLRSWLITLDHKRIGILYMVAILGAFFLGGVFAVLLRTELISPGPTLIKDPVRAWDFYNHMFTLHGAVMTFMFIIPAIPAILGNFVLPIMLGAKDVAFPRLNLLSFYLYAFGGVFFVWVLLSGVIESAFGIKLYGGGGLDTGWTFYTPYSTSTSSAVVPAVLGAFILGFSSILTGLNFIASMHMLRPKGMTWFRMPLFLWALYGTSAIQILATPVLAITLLLLVAERTLGVGIFDPALGGDPVLFQHFFWFYSHPAVYIMILPAMGIISEVVSVFSRKHIFGYSFIAMSSIAIALLGFLVWGHHMFTSGQSPVANAIFSLLTFTVSIPSAIKVFNWLATMHGGSIQLKTPMLYAIGFIMLFSIGGLTGLFLGSLATDIHVHDTYFVVAHFHYVMMGSTLFAFLAGMHYWWPKIFGKMYNEYLGRLAALVVFVGFNLTFMVQFIAGAHGMPRRYANYLDEFTIYHQISTIGSYVMAAGLVMVAINWLDSLVRGRPAPENPWGGNTLEWQTTSPPPTENFARTPTADDPYALHKWRYDASIEGYVKVAE
- the coxB gene encoding cytochrome c oxidase subunit II, which gives rise to MLGQSSESSFWLPVNASSYGGEVDWVFYFIYGVCVVMMVLIVVLAVLFIWRYRHRPGVEPSRLSHNTPLELTWTIIPTIVVGFIFYFGFVGFLNMNTPPRNLYEINVTAFKWGWAFQYPNGHVDQNLHIPRDRPVRLILSSQDVIHSLYIPAFRIKKDAVPGRYNKMWFKATKEGEYHLFCAEYCGTKHSEMYAKVIVHDPTQFAAWLEEAANWAAKLPPAEAGQKLYSVRGCAQCHTVDGSGGIGPSFKNIFGESQKLRDGSSVLVDEDYIRNSLMNPGSQIVAGFENVMPTYKGRLKDVEITALIEYIKSLSEHYEAPPAAVEESAPEENATQPAAQHSTGGENTKP
- a CDS encoding SCO family protein, whose amino-acid sequence is MISNACRGAILIAAVLAHCAWAQTEIETPSPAPAVAKSDRIESVPDELEGVGITEHLGTKIPLALTFTDSEGRTFKLADAFDGKRPVVLNLGYYGCPMLCGLVLDGLLDAMKEIPLSVGKDYVVLTLSIDPTEKAVIARMGKQKAIQKLGQPEAAAAWQFLSGDAENIQKLTDAVGWGFKWNERRQEFAHTAALVVLTPDGVVSRYLYGVQFPPKTLRLSLVEASEGKIGSTLDQILLFCFHYDATDGTYSLAAMNVMRLAGVVTALALGSGIGLAVWRERRRGRRRQEESALSEA
- a CDS encoding quinol:cytochrome C oxidoreductase translates to MAGTDHPVQISPRERTRLTGGGGFVAGGLILAVVAFAVALLIGRAGADGVRRVYFAYLLNFCYFLSLSLGALFFVLVQHTARAGWSVAVRRVAEVQATAVVFLLIGLLPIFATLLSGNGLLYRWAAPIDITPEASHEGEHGSPLPGENGHAENASSGSHGGPAGLAEDPLHIAAAPLPRGGIDHHVEEIYVAKKRAFLNVPFFMARCLLYFAIWGGLAWWLWRRSTQQDESGDARLTRAMQRVSPAGIVVFGLTLTFAAFDLLMSLSPAWYSTIFGGYYFSGSFVGGLALLILTLMGLQRAGYLTDSVTTDHYHDLGKFLFGFVFFWGYIAFSQYMLIWYASLPETVYWFAARGATTVPEQMNPWSYVIVALLFGHFIIPFLGLLSRHVKRNRFGLAFWSIWLLVFHWIDIWWLTMPEMGPRIRFGLPEVLTFVAVGGLFAAGWIWTATRHALIPLRDPRLGDSLAFEDV
- a CDS encoding cytochrome c — protein: MADRRDSFLRDPSGQGRFVLPPMPFWVKAALLIFVVGSWVPLALVARTRSVTSKVPQVHIFQDMDHQPRFLAQSVNTAFADRRAMRPPVEGTVAQGHLELDKTYNTGLVALKNEQGEPVTDYVKQIPDRVTVDVAFIQHGQARFNIYCAPCHGYDGGGEGIVSRRALELQEPKWIPPTSMHSDTVVERPDGHIFNTITNGIRNMPSYKSQIPVRDRWAIVAYVRALQRSQHASLEDVPEEARSTLR
- a CDS encoding DUF3341 domain-containing protein, encoding MHAHDHESSVAEHGVSTLVDAHAEAVEVAPEPKLYGLIAEFRDVGTVLAAARRVRDAGYRRWDVHSPFPIHGIEKAMGVRPTLLPWLVLAGGLTGMGLGLLLVWYTNAFDYPFLISGKPIFSLQANIPVIFEMTVLFSAFTAVFGMLLLNKLPMLYNPLFRSARFRRVTDDRFVIAVDATDPRFERETTEALLRSAGAIAVEEVEE
- the nrfD gene encoding polysulfide reductase NrfD, encoding MTSIPHDFGTRQLHGEVDNTDEIPGRRAPLVLGDRDFGSVTRTVCSLTEHKTPTAWYVAFAISSTFLLMLLVLIGYLVTTGVGVWGNNNPVMWGFPIVNFVFWVGIGHAGTLISAILFLFRQHWRTSINRFAEAMTIFAVVCAGLFPGIHVGRPWLAYWLFPYPNQMSMWPQFRSPLLWDVFAVGTYATVSLMFWYVGMIPDLATLRDRAKSSIRYYVYGILSLGWNGSSRHWHRFERAYLLLAALATPLVLSVHSVVSFDFAVSQLPGWHTTIFPPYFVAGAVFGGFAMVLTLAIPARQFFGLKDLITLRHIENMNKIMLATGLIVAYAYSVELFTAWYSGHHFEQFVFMNRPLGPYWWAFWIMVTCNVVCPQFLWFKRVRTSLWGTFLIAMAANIGMWFERFVIVVTSLHRDFLPSSWGMFIPTWVDLGMLAGSFGLFFTLFLLFCRFLPMVAMAEVKAVMPQVHGRGGGYPEAVPHSESDAGDR
- a CDS encoding TAT-variant-translocated molybdopterin oxidoreductase, translating into MPPVDHHVSGRQHWLSLEQYADSPEFAERVAREFPSYDPAEVVAVPRRRFLQLMGASMALAGLTATGCRRFPVEKLAPFAHRDPDRIPGSTEHYASFMEMRGVATGLVVTSFDGRPIKIEGNPLHPYSLGAADVFAQASVLSMYDPDRSRQVMRRDGTAMKASSWAEFDAFAKRHFAGLAEHGSAGLAVLSESSSSPTLARMRTAFLEKFPQAQWFEFEPVSRDNEIEGLRLAYGKRLRPLYRLDQATSIALFDADLLGFHPARLRHARDWATGRRSADQGRMNRMYVVESAFSTTGSVADHRFGARPGQVERMVEALAAELGIAGSAPTGLDAASTAFIKESAEDLTRSGKSSLIAGGPRLSQRAQVLVQRMNHKLGSIGTTITFVEEPGADRPSHMAAIRSLTEKMNGGGVETLLILGGNAAYDAPGDVDFASALGKAKTSIHLSYYADETSQRCTWHVPQAHFLESWNDGRAWDGTLSIGQPLILPMFDGRTPAELLAGVCGEPETDGYTLVRKTLAGVLSGADFESSWATALHDGVIADSGWKVQSPAPVSSELPAAESGTAGGEASLAVVFRPDARVYDGRFANNGWLQETPDPLTKVTWDNPALISVADGKRLGIDTGDVLSVSSGGKVREIAAAILPGQPEGVITLTLGGGRAAAGHIGNGVGFNTNVLRTSGHPFAVVSAKIERTGQTYKLASTQDHHAIDPVGRSALEKRIGKPGKNGIILREASLAEYRSEPNFAHRDVHGNINLQLFQPPDQFNEPHAWGMAIDLTTCIGCNACVVACQAENNVPVVGKEQVSHGREMHWLRIDRYFKGEPTAQVEVVHQPMMCVHCENAPCEQVCPVAATTHDSEGLNVMVYNRCIGTRYCSNNCPYKVRRFNYMDWHSQDPRGMAMPWLGMPDAQQKYEVDPLRKMGFNPDVSVRMRGVMEKCTYCVQRISTAKIARRRNGEDVRDGDIVTACQQACPTQAIVFGNLNDPNSRVAKLHQNQRAYGVLAELNTRPRTKYLAKIRNPLKEGATT